One Pasteurella dagmatis DNA segment encodes these proteins:
- a CDS encoding YicC/YloC family endoribonuclease has translation MIYSMTAFARLELKQDWGDAVWEIRSVNQRYLETFFRLPEQFRGLENALREKLRQKLTRGKIECTLRIDNKKQTTTELNLNKDLAQQVIQSLQWLKAQAGEGEINLTDVLRYPGVVEVPEQDLDVISQALLNAFDSLLDDFIAMRAREGEKLQELIKQRLDAISVEADKVRSKMPEILQWQRERLLQRFEEVQLQPDPQRLEQELVLLAQRVDVAEELDRLQLHVKETNSILKKGGAVGRKLDFMMQELNRESNTLASKSINTEVTNSAVELKVLIEQMREQIQNLE, from the coding sequence ATGATTTATAGTATGACCGCTTTTGCACGCCTCGAGTTAAAACAAGACTGGGGAGATGCGGTATGGGAAATTCGCTCTGTCAACCAACGTTATCTCGAAACTTTTTTCCGTCTACCTGAGCAATTTCGTGGTTTAGAAAATGCATTACGTGAAAAACTACGTCAAAAACTCACCCGCGGTAAAATTGAATGTACATTACGTATTGATAATAAAAAACAAACGACAACCGAATTAAATTTGAATAAAGATCTCGCACAACAAGTCATTCAATCATTACAGTGGCTCAAAGCACAAGCTGGTGAGGGCGAAATCAATCTGACCGATGTATTACGTTACCCTGGTGTTGTTGAGGTACCTGAACAAGATTTAGATGTCATTAGCCAAGCGCTATTAAATGCCTTTGATTCCCTACTCGATGACTTCATTGCAATGCGTGCAAGAGAAGGTGAAAAACTCCAAGAATTAATTAAACAACGTTTAGACGCAATCAGCGTAGAAGCCGATAAAGTGCGGTCAAAAATGCCAGAAATTTTACAATGGCAACGTGAGCGTTTATTACAACGTTTTGAAGAAGTCCAATTACAACCTGATCCTCAACGTCTTGAGCAAGAATTAGTATTACTCGCACAACGAGTTGATGTCGCAGAAGAATTAGATCGTTTACAATTACATGTGAAAGAAACCAATTCAATTTTGAAAAAAGGCGGGGCTGTTGGACGTAAATTAGATTTTATGATGCAAGAATTAAATCGTGAATCGAACACACTTGCGTCAAAATCCATCAATACGGAAGTGACAAATTCTGCCGTAGAATTAAAAGTGTTAATTGAACAAATGCGTGAGCAAATTCAAAATCTGGAGTAA
- the ygfZ gene encoding CAF17-like 4Fe-4S cluster assembly/insertion protein YgfZ, translated as MSYPLLTTQQSTVVCQLQQYTLIEIKGEDAEKYLQGQLTCDVTKLEIGQTTLTAHCDPKGKMVSLFRLIRTEAQCFYVLIKKSLLPTALDLLKKYAVFSKVTFTELNWQIIGLAGETTCKAFSDINAQIRIDIQTQQPRTLLIHPTSLDITPNMPYQIWDLLDIQDGMPLLSAQTQGEFIPQALNVQSIEQGISFQKGCYIGQEIVARAKYRGANKRAMFTLVGNSIETPEIGSEVEMQLENNWRKTGIVLSAVNIEGVLWLQVVLNNQLEENTQFRLAEDIPLNLYPLPY; from the coding sequence ATCAGCTATCCATTATTAACAACCCAACAATCTACCGTTGTCTGCCAACTACAACAATACACCTTAATTGAAATCAAAGGCGAAGATGCAGAAAAATATCTACAAGGTCAATTGACTTGTGATGTCACAAAACTTGAAATAGGGCAAACAACCTTAACAGCACATTGTGATCCAAAAGGAAAGATGGTGTCATTATTCCGTTTAATTCGCACTGAAGCACAATGTTTCTATGTATTAATCAAAAAATCACTTTTACCGACCGCACTTGATCTTTTGAAAAAATATGCGGTTTTCTCAAAAGTGACCTTCACAGAATTAAATTGGCAAATTATCGGCTTAGCAGGCGAAACCACCTGCAAAGCATTCAGCGATATAAATGCTCAAATTCGCATTGATATTCAAACTCAGCAACCACGCACGTTATTAATTCACCCAACCTCATTGGATATCACGCCGAATATGCCATATCAAATTTGGGATTTATTAGATATTCAAGACGGAATGCCATTACTGAGTGCACAAACTCAAGGTGAATTTATCCCACAAGCACTTAACGTACAAAGTATTGAACAAGGGATTTCTTTCCAAAAAGGTTGTTATATAGGACAGGAAATCGTAGCTCGTGCAAAATATCGTGGTGCAAACAAACGCGCAATGTTTACTCTCGTTGGTAACAGTATTGAAACACCAGAAATTGGTAGCGAAGTAGAAATGCAATTAGAAAACAATTGGCGTAAAACCGGTATTGTGTTAAGTGCGGTTAATATTGAAGGTGTTTTATGGCTACAAGTGGTCCTAAACAACCAATTAGAAGAAAATACCCAATTCCGTTTAGCAGAAGATATCCCGTTAAATTTATATCCTTTACCTTATTAA
- a CDS encoding nuclease-related domain-containing protein gives MKVKYWHGGLTDHEVKAIEKIKQAFSDSEKVNQSFKGKELQELEALKSIFPWRGYSGFRFADVKERKEGEFDLVIVTHCNVLIVELKHWNGVITSDKDKWYLNKKDMGRSPVSVTRNKQFLLEKKLDKFKQQFTNKGFSPQVHFLVVMTGNADFSQLPDNEKLHVLTLADFLKLKNEHKFNKRFRPHPESRTLNQDFSIFDNKIFGGNTVKPNSINISGYYAEDTPIFSHPKHIFQEYLAQTENKKYQDQVLCVVGISLKSTVRKHKRQTGVTVWSAANTMY, from the coding sequence ATGAAAGTGAAATATTGGCATGGAGGTTTAACTGATCACGAAGTAAAAGCGATCGAAAAAATCAAACAAGCTTTTTCAGATTCCGAAAAAGTAAACCAATCTTTCAAGGGGAAAGAATTACAAGAATTAGAGGCATTAAAATCCATTTTCCCTTGGCGAGGCTATTCGGGGTTCCGCTTTGCGGATGTGAAAGAACGTAAAGAAGGTGAATTTGATTTAGTTATTGTGACACACTGCAATGTGTTGATTGTGGAATTAAAGCATTGGAATGGTGTGATTACCTCTGATAAAGATAAATGGTATTTAAACAAAAAAGATATGGGGCGTTCACCAGTTTCTGTTACTCGAAATAAACAGTTTTTACTGGAAAAGAAACTGGATAAATTTAAACAACAATTTACCAATAAAGGTTTTAGTCCACAGGTACATTTTTTGGTTGTGATGACAGGTAATGCTGATTTTAGTCAGTTGCCCGACAATGAAAAACTACATGTTCTCACTTTAGCGGATTTTCTTAAACTTAAAAACGAACATAAATTTAACAAACGTTTTCGTCCACACCCAGAGAGTAGAACCTTAAATCAAGATTTTTCTATCTTTGATAATAAAATTTTTGGTGGCAATACTGTCAAACCCAACTCTATCAATATAAGTGGCTATTATGCTGAAGATACACCTATTTTTTCGCACCCCAAACACATTTTTCAAGAATATCTTGCGCAAACTGAAAACAAAAAATACCAAGACCAAGTTCTTTGCGTCGTTGGGATTTCACTAAAATCAACCGTCCGGAAGCACAAACGCCAGACGGGCGTTACCGTTTGGTCAGCCGCGAATACGATGTATTGA
- a CDS encoding AAA domain-containing protein, whose protein sequence is MRRWDFTKINRPEAQTPDGRYRLVSREYDVLNHIKLKNKDLYHACLNYKTTPQKSEITAEHIDLFELFPQQKRFNQFVGGHSGENLSQERRLGLVQLLLDKFAQLHKIGIAHRDLGEHSIWLSADDKITLSGFATAYFPSEQTVGDVREILEVSGDLAKEAFSLSDGIKLTPYQYDVRSLAVLAWHIIKAERISSASITDMKTRLNEETKWYSDLLQVALSEKPFESAVEFLDSFNQNRPDQSVDFSFDFSKLEPFTHDINHSRAYREDDDFIVETSEKEVYRSNGLLVKAWLNSDPQTDSSKARVVLHWLENMAKLAKLSPDYVPKIREFGIAKKSGCLFAVSDFIDNGIPWQKTQEINLADELKLTLINQLVQNVEHLHSLGFTHGDLKPDNVLVTIDSDNIRLQILDILDFSPSGQSQFNTEYSPEFDHATEKQRDNFAVMKMACELLGVAWNQPSENFPEIAGLIQQEYSDNQTAFISLARFKEALNPKPTTPMINITVGGRNSFTPIEIYPDNGELFIQFEKSKKDDVLVQFIGLGGVLKAFYSVRDKQFTQALPPIERSYISGRDRDNSVMSLTLGLNIVYDSYGDIKALNDALNNHEQFTQVIEQFIAEHILKQPEKEQIEAVEAVQTETEVVDTDSVDTVIEQRPSIQKLWQAILDTETEALPSITASEALQKKENGDIYIPYDGEINPIDQFKRDEIVEAIGKSEDGEKIFKYGVVDIAKSQLNELHLKSKNLTNSASNIQTDTPVYLQSKQNKASYTRRKNALQRILDGEGVVKNLVHYFDEKCALSADNYFIKVSDDEFKRYDQPEKGVSLNEAQRIAFQKLIANGPLSLLQGPPGTGKTEFIAAFVHYLFDVQKVRNILLVSQSHEAVNTAAERIRKHCQRLGTDLQLVRFSNREVADSEILEDVFSPNLVGQKKAQLNVNKIGNIYQLGRSMGLPESYLRERAEIMFDIGSQISRYEKIIKNSKDDNIDEDEKRLRKKLENSIKEQAQTMGMRELLEVDEILPKLIGELNQKHNIQPAEDVQAGKLIGLTQDMLEALSNERTNYDEFLARSRQLVIGTCVGIGQRHIGIADNIYDWVIVDEAARSISSELAIAMQSGTRILLVGDHKQLPPLYSDEHKNALARRLGISKRGEELDQALGSDFERVFQSEYGKQTCATLKTQYRMAPAIGSLVSACFYNNVLENGKTDNDVPNIYAKLPEKIKASVTWLDTTSLPNAYHEQGKSGSLSNRAEADVIIGVLQDLADDEMFMNSEVVQKCLDKCEQVIGVICMYGEQKKLIRKKFNERSWDERFRRFVKIDSVDSYQGKENRVIILSLTRHDKTYSTGFLYLPNRINVALSRAMDKLVIVGAKTVWEQPKNSKTPLAKVLRFMQQQTHPQYYAIKTLKNGAKK, encoded by the coding sequence TTGCGTCGTTGGGATTTCACTAAAATCAACCGTCCGGAAGCACAAACGCCAGACGGGCGTTACCGTTTGGTCAGCCGCGAATACGATGTATTGAACCATATCAAATTAAAAAATAAAGACTTATATCACGCTTGTTTAAACTATAAAACCACGCCGCAAAAAAGCGAGATTACAGCTGAACATATTGATTTATTTGAGTTGTTCCCTCAGCAAAAGCGTTTTAATCAATTTGTCGGCGGGCATAGTGGTGAAAATTTAAGTCAAGAACGCCGTTTGGGATTAGTTCAGCTTTTATTAGATAAATTTGCCCAATTACATAAAATTGGTATTGCTCATCGGGATTTGGGCGAACACAGTATTTGGCTGTCGGCAGATGACAAAATTACATTATCAGGTTTTGCGACCGCTTACTTTCCGTCAGAGCAAACTGTTGGTGATGTGCGTGAAATTTTGGAAGTATCCGGCGATTTGGCAAAAGAAGCTTTTTCACTTTCAGACGGCATCAAACTTACGCCCTATCAATATGATGTACGTTCATTGGCAGTGCTAGCTTGGCATATCATTAAAGCAGAGAGGATTTCCTCAGCCAGCATTACCGATATGAAAACAAGATTGAATGAAGAAACAAAATGGTATAGCGATTTATTGCAGGTTGCATTGTCCGAAAAACCCTTTGAAAGTGCGGTAGAATTTTTGGACAGTTTTAATCAAAACAGACCTGACCAATCAGTAGATTTTTCATTTGATTTTTCAAAATTAGAGCCATTTACCCACGATATTAACCATTCTCGTGCCTATCGTGAGGACGATGATTTTATTGTTGAAACCAGTGAAAAAGAAGTTTACCGCTCTAATGGTTTATTGGTTAAAGCGTGGTTAAATTCAGACCCGCAGACCGATAGTTCAAAAGCCAGAGTAGTTTTGCATTGGCTGGAAAATATGGCGAAACTGGCGAAATTGTCGCCCGATTATGTGCCGAAAATCCGTGAATTCGGTATTGCTAAAAAATCGGGCTGCCTATTTGCAGTGAGCGATTTTATCGATAACGGTATACCTTGGCAAAAAACTCAAGAAATCAATTTGGCTGATGAGCTTAAGCTCACGCTTATTAATCAGCTTGTTCAAAATGTTGAACATTTGCACAGCTTAGGTTTTACGCACGGTGATTTGAAACCTGACAACGTATTGGTAACGATTGATAGCGACAATATTCGGCTTCAGATTTTGGATATTTTAGATTTCTCGCCAAGCGGACAAAGCCAGTTCAATACCGAATATTCGCCAGAATTTGATCATGCCACCGAAAAACAGCGGGATAATTTTGCCGTGATGAAAATGGCGTGTGAATTATTGGGCGTAGCATGGAATCAACCGTCTGAAAATTTTCCTGAAATTGCTGGATTAATACAACAAGAATATTCAGATAATCAAACGGCTTTTATTTCATTAGCCAGATTTAAAGAAGCGCTCAATCCAAAGCCAACCACGCCGATGATAAATATTACGGTGGGTGGGCGTAATTCGTTTACGCCAATTGAAATTTATCCTGATAATGGCGAGTTGTTTATTCAATTTGAGAAAAGCAAAAAAGATGATGTGTTGGTACAATTTATCGGTTTGGGAGGTGTATTAAAAGCGTTTTATTCGGTACGAGATAAGCAATTTACTCAAGCTTTGCCACCGATTGAACGCAGTTATATCAGCGGGCGAGACCGTGATAACAGTGTGATGAGTTTAACACTGGGACTAAATATTGTTTATGACTCTTACGGCGACATAAAGGCACTAAATGATGCTTTAAACAATCATGAGCAATTTACCCAAGTTATTGAACAATTTATCGCTGAACATATCTTAAAACAGCCTGAAAAAGAACAAATTGAAGCAGTTGAAGCGGTTCAAACTGAAACCGAAGTCGTTGATACTGATTCCGTAGATACTGTTATTGAGCAACGTCCCAGCATTCAAAAACTTTGGCAGGCAATTTTGGATACCGAAACAGAAGCTTTACCATCAATCACGGCAAGTGAAGCACTGCAAAAAAAGGAAAATGGCGACATTTATATCCCGTATGATGGTGAAATTAATCCGATTGACCAATTCAAACGTGATGAAATTGTAGAAGCGATTGGTAAAAGTGAAGATGGTGAAAAGATCTTTAAATATGGTGTGGTGGATATTGCCAAAAGCCAACTGAATGAATTACACCTCAAATCTAAAAATCTGACCAATTCAGCAAGCAATATTCAAACCGATACGCCTGTTTATTTGCAAAGCAAACAAAACAAAGCGTCTTACACCCGCCGTAAAAATGCTTTACAACGCATTTTAGATGGTGAAGGCGTAGTTAAAAATTTGGTTCATTATTTTGATGAAAAATGCGCTTTATCTGCGGACAATTATTTTATTAAAGTGAGTGATGATGAATTTAAACGTTACGACCAACCTGAAAAAGGCGTAAGTTTGAATGAAGCACAGCGTATCGCTTTCCAAAAACTGATTGCCAATGGACCATTATCTTTATTACAAGGCCCGCCGGGAACGGGAAAAACAGAATTTATTGCTGCATTTGTGCATTATTTGTTTGATGTACAGAAAGTTCGCAATATCTTGTTGGTTAGTCAATCGCATGAAGCCGTCAATACCGCTGCCGAACGCATCCGCAAGCACTGCCAACGCTTGGGAACAGATTTGCAATTGGTACGGTTTAGCAACCGTGAAGTGGCGGATTCTGAAATTTTAGAAGATGTGTTCTCGCCGAATTTGGTCGGGCAAAAAAAAGCGCAGTTGAATGTGAATAAAATTGGCAATATTTATCAGCTTGGGCGCAGTATGGGGCTGCCTGAAAGCTATTTGCGTGAGCGGGCGGAAATCATGTTTGATATCGGCTCACAAATCAGCCGTTATGAAAAAATCATTAAAAATTCAAAAGATGATAATATTGATGAAGACGAAAAGCGTTTACGCAAAAAGCTAGAAAATAGCATTAAAGAGCAAGCCCAAACAATGGGCATGCGTGAATTATTGGAGGTTGATGAGATTTTGCCAAAATTGATTGGTGAATTAAACCAAAAACACAATATTCAACCCGCAGAAGATGTTCAAGCCGGGAAATTGATTGGTTTAACCCAAGATATGTTGGAAGCGCTTTCCAATGAACGTACCAATTATGATGAGTTCTTGGCACGTTCCCGTCAGCTTGTGATTGGCACTTGCGTGGGTATTGGACAAAGACATATTGGCATTGCAGACAATATTTATGATTGGGTCATTGTGGACGAAGCGGCGCGTTCCATTTCCAGCGAATTGGCAATTGCCATGCAGTCAGGCACGCGCATTTTATTGGTGGGAGACCATAAACAATTACCGCCTTTGTATTCAGATGAACACAAAAATGCACTTGCCCGCCGTTTGGGGATTTCCAAACGTGGCGAAGAATTAGACCAAGCATTAGGTAGTGATTTTGAACGGGTATTCCAATCAGAATACGGCAAGCAAACTTGTGCAACGCTTAAAACACAATACCGCATGGCTCCTGCGATTGGTAGTTTGGTATCTGCTTGTTTTTATAATAATGTTTTGGAAAACGGCAAAACCGATAATGATGTACCCAATATTTATGCTAAGCTGCCTGAAAAAATCAAAGCCAGTGTGACTTGGTTGGATACCACTTCATTACCCAATGCTTATCATGAACAAGGTAAAAGTGGCAGTTTGTCTAATCGAGCTGAAGCCGATGTGATTATTGGCGTATTACAGGATTTGGCAGACGATGAAATGTTTATGAACAGCGAAGTTGTACAAAAATGCTTGGATAAGTGCGAACAAGTCATTGGCGTGATTTGTATGTATGGGGAACAGAAAAAACTCATTCGCAAAAAATTCAATGAACGTAGTTGGGATGAGCGTTTTCGCCGTTTCGTCAAAATTGACAGTGTGGACAGTTATCAGGGTAAAGAAAACCGTGTGATTATTTTATCGCTGACCCGCCACGATAAAACATACAGCACAGGCTTCTTATATTTACCCAACCGTATCAATGTCGCTTTATCCCGTGCGATGGATAAACTGGTAATTGTCGGTGCCAAAACCGTGTGGGAACAGCCAAAAAACAGCAAAACCCCATTAGCCAAGGTGTTACGTTTTATGCAACAACAAACCCATCCGCAATATTACGCTATTAAAACTCTGAAAAACGGAGCGAAAAAATGA
- the rph gene encoding ribonuclease PH: MRPNERANHQPRQIKITRNYTKHAEGSVLVEFGDTKVLCTATVEESVPRFLKGQNQGWVTAEYGMLPRSTHSRMQREAAKGKQGGRTMEIQRLIARSLRAMVDLEALGERSVTLDCDVIQADGGTRTASITGACVALCDAINGLVANGTLKTNPIKGLVAAISVGIVDGQAVCDLEYVEDSAAETDMNVVMMEDGRMIEVQGTAEGEPFNHDELLTLLDLAKQGCETIFVAQRQALAA, translated from the coding sequence ATGCGCCCAAATGAACGTGCTAATCATCAACCCCGCCAAATTAAAATTACTCGTAATTATACTAAACATGCTGAAGGCTCAGTATTAGTGGAGTTTGGTGATACTAAAGTATTGTGTACTGCAACGGTGGAAGAAAGTGTGCCACGCTTTTTGAAAGGGCAAAACCAAGGTTGGGTAACTGCGGAATATGGTATGTTGCCACGCTCTACTCATAGTCGTATGCAACGTGAAGCAGCAAAAGGAAAACAAGGTGGGCGCACAATGGAAATCCAACGTTTGATCGCTCGCTCATTACGTGCAATGGTGGATCTTGAAGCATTAGGTGAGCGTTCAGTTACATTAGACTGTGATGTAATTCAAGCTGATGGCGGTACACGTACTGCATCTATTACAGGTGCTTGTGTGGCTCTTTGTGATGCAATCAATGGTTTGGTAGCAAATGGCACGTTAAAAACTAATCCAATTAAAGGGCTAGTTGCAGCGATTTCAGTGGGTATCGTTGATGGTCAAGCTGTTTGCGATCTAGAGTATGTTGAAGACTCTGCCGCAGAAACTGATATGAATGTGGTGATGATGGAAGATGGTCGAATGATTGAAGTGCAAGGCACTGCAGAAGGCGAGCCGTTTAACCACGACGAATTATTAACTTTATTAGATTTAGCAAAACAGGGCTGTGAGACAATTTTTGTGGCACAACGTCAAGCATTAGCAGCGTAA